One window of Mangrovibacterium diazotrophicum genomic DNA carries:
- a CDS encoding ABC transporter permease, translated as MKKIYIKLAIHNLLKRKNNIAISLIGLAIAFAAIFHIYSTLSFEMGYDSHNQKADRIYRISGDIVAAENTMTHAVLGPLMGPGLKSEFPAVENFTRLVPVHQAVKLEADEKIFEVEEAYTADSTVFDVFSFHFIYGNPQQALRNPNEIVLCESLSHKFFGTDDPIGKTVIRDGQPLTVAGVVTDSPENAHHKLNVLFSMGNQWSDLSGIPAIKLSEAYWMPVSYVFVLLHPHAKIQDITDNFQPFYEKYMATFGKAINATFEPVAIPLKDLHFSRNMSYDYPKGSRTYSYIFIVIAFFVLLTAFINYTNLLVSQNLVQSKSIGIRKINGANQLGIYLQFLMNSVLVLSVALVFGGMLYWISLPLFAEVSIIHAAPLSIVTIIGLSAVLLIGLALLASFIPYFNQAKKSGLKLLVSRELSNTNKGQLNFGRISTVVQFSLSIILLIAALTITKQLDFLTKSDMGFDQNNVVLLKLNKTICTTQAVASLKQELERNPYVESAAFSAHSPGEVLGSLHFEIDRDGKKVSKIVNSMGIDYDYIPLMKMELAEGRNFDVSRADDNFKSVIVNEAAVDFCGLTPPIAGQQIEGVTIVGVLKDVSFNSLHNQTEPLLFFLDAQKVGYMNVRLKANAKLTTAVEGVQQVWKSFYKDEPFDMQFLDNRVKMLYNDDYAKSKLIKVFTVVIFLISLMGLFNVAVMQTRQKTKEIGIRKVNGARVSEVMNMLNRSFLLWVGIAFIIAIPIAWYAMHRWLENFAYKTELSWWIFALAGLMALAIALLTVSWQSWRAATRNPVEALRYE; from the coding sequence ATGAAAAAAATCTATATCAAACTAGCCATCCATAATCTGCTGAAGCGGAAGAATAATATTGCCATTAGCCTGATTGGCTTGGCGATCGCTTTTGCAGCCATTTTCCACATCTATTCGACCCTGAGTTTTGAAATGGGCTACGACAGTCACAACCAGAAGGCTGATCGCATTTACCGGATCAGTGGCGATATTGTGGCCGCTGAAAACACGATGACGCACGCTGTGCTTGGTCCGCTGATGGGGCCAGGGCTGAAAAGCGAATTTCCGGCTGTTGAGAATTTCACCCGCCTAGTTCCGGTTCATCAGGCGGTGAAGCTTGAAGCCGATGAGAAGATATTTGAAGTTGAGGAAGCATACACTGCCGACTCGACGGTGTTTGATGTTTTCAGCTTTCATTTCATTTACGGCAATCCGCAACAGGCACTTCGTAATCCAAATGAAATTGTTCTTTGCGAAAGTTTGAGTCACAAATTTTTCGGGACGGACGACCCTATTGGGAAAACGGTCATTCGTGACGGACAGCCACTCACTGTTGCGGGTGTCGTTACAGATAGTCCTGAAAATGCACATCACAAACTCAATGTCTTATTTTCGATGGGTAATCAGTGGAGCGACTTGTCCGGAATTCCGGCGATAAAACTCTCGGAAGCCTATTGGATGCCGGTTAGCTATGTGTTTGTGCTCTTGCATCCGCACGCAAAAATTCAGGACATAACCGATAACTTTCAGCCTTTCTACGAAAAGTACATGGCAACCTTTGGAAAGGCGATCAATGCGACGTTTGAACCGGTTGCTATTCCGCTGAAGGATTTGCATTTTTCGCGAAACATGAGTTACGATTATCCGAAAGGAAGTCGAACTTACTCGTATATTTTTATCGTCATTGCGTTTTTCGTGCTGTTGACGGCCTTTATCAACTACACCAACTTGCTGGTTTCGCAAAACCTGGTACAGTCGAAATCCATCGGTATTCGAAAAATCAACGGTGCTAATCAATTGGGAATCTACCTGCAGTTTTTAATGAATTCGGTGCTCGTTCTTTCTGTAGCACTGGTTTTTGGCGGCATGCTGTACTGGATTTCTTTGCCGCTGTTCGCCGAAGTTTCGATCATTCATGCTGCCCCGCTATCGATAGTAACGATCATCGGATTATCGGCTGTTCTACTAATTGGGCTTGCTTTGCTGGCATCATTCATTCCGTATTTTAATCAGGCGAAAAAGTCCGGGCTGAAGTTGCTTGTCAGTCGAGAGCTGTCGAACACAAATAAAGGGCAGCTAAACTTTGGCCGCATATCCACCGTCGTGCAATTTTCTTTGTCCATCATTTTGTTGATTGCCGCACTGACCATAACCAAGCAGCTGGACTTCCTGACGAAAAGCGATATGGGATTCGATCAGAATAATGTGGTTTTACTGAAGTTGAATAAAACCATTTGCACGACACAGGCAGTAGCGTCGCTGAAGCAGGAGTTGGAGCGAAATCCGTATGTCGAGTCTGCTGCTTTTTCCGCACACTCGCCCGGCGAAGTGCTGGGAAGTTTACATTTCGAGATTGACCGGGATGGAAAAAAGGTGTCGAAAATTGTCAATAGCATGGGCATCGACTACGATTACATTCCACTAATGAAGATGGAGTTGGCTGAAGGTCGTAACTTCGATGTAAGCCGTGCCGATGATAATTTTAAGTCGGTAATTGTGAACGAAGCAGCCGTTGACTTTTGCGGACTTACTCCGCCCATTGCAGGTCAACAAATTGAAGGCGTTACCATTGTCGGTGTATTGAAAGACGTAAGTTTCAACTCGCTGCATAACCAAACGGAACCTTTGCTGTTTTTTCTCGATGCGCAAAAAGTCGGTTATATGAATGTGAGGCTGAAAGCGAATGCCAAGCTTACAACTGCGGTAGAAGGGGTACAGCAAGTTTGGAAATCTTTTTACAAAGATGAACCTTTCGATATGCAGTTTCTCGATAATCGGGTGAAAATGTTGTACAACGACGACTATGCCAAGAGTAAGTTAATCAAGGTTTTTACAGTCGTGATTTTCCTGATCTCGTTGATGGGACTTTTTAACGTGGCTGTGATGCAAACCCGGCAGAAAACCAAGGAAATTGGCATCCGAAAAGTGAATGGGGCCCGCGTATCCGAGGTCATGAATATGCTGAACCGATCCTTTCTTTTGTGGGTAGGCATCGCCTTTATTATTGCCATTCCGATTGCCTGGTACGCCATGCACCGATGGCTCGAAAACTTCGCTTATAAAACCGAACTCAGCTGGTGGATTTTTGCACTGGCGGGCCTAATGGCTTTAGCGATTGCCTTACTAACGGTGAGTTGGCAAAGCTGGCGGGCAGCTACACGAAATCCGGTGGAAGCATTGCGCTACGAATAA
- a CDS encoding ABC transporter permease encodes MRTRIQYALRNINRNRLNVTITTIGLSMALASTLIIFLFVGQEHSYNRFHENADRIFRLNYEITSKDGTRGSNILVKPELAKALEDRVPQIEHCTPFRMGYMAQLDLEEKNLGVKLGIANQEFFDMFSFNLLKGNRNDLLVDPTDIVITKSLAQKIAGNDSPNYDELIGQSLDFTFIKDVSFTITGILDDVPRNSTLDFEAMIPFDYEGSFWESNNGFGNSILFYELKKGVDPEQANKLIYAEVKDFYQEDIEKSQKDNFLQNSSDCFRAFALPLKSLYLDNTVDGASYQLTGSRSQLRILTIVALLILFIAFSNYIILTIGQFFKKAGEVSVRKSMGGKNIDIFKMFLTENSITILISYLVGGILGYVLIPVFNHISESQIYFNLVNIPSLVLFAILSIVLLVVLTSLIPVFIFRRVKPTLLSTKRLFAGKKAGASQVFVGLQYALTIVLIIATISINKQTNYLKNKSLGFSEKNILSVDVRYLNQSTAAVLRDMLQKETGVLNASLTNRDFFDGYSTRTFKVSGSEVLTTYVFKADHYFIPTLNLSLLAGRNFTESNVVESDKTIIVNEEFARRMKFDTSPVGRIVDDGNSKYTIIGLVNDYQFLTSREKIEPMILYARTNMGNGYSSVLVKYNPQNLDKVIAAIKAGWKKIDTKESLNYTFWDKELESRYKSEERLSKTILYASVIAIVILSLGLFGLTVLISAQRTGEIGIRKVNGARIAEVIIMLNSNYLKWVLYAFILACPIAWYLMHKWLEGFAYKTELSWWIFALAGLLALGIALLTVSWQSWRAATRNPVEALRYE; translated from the coding sequence ATGAGAACGAGAATTCAATATGCCCTCAGAAACATTAACCGAAACCGGTTAAATGTAACCATAACGACAATTGGACTTTCCATGGCTTTGGCAAGTACGCTGATCATTTTCTTGTTTGTAGGGCAAGAACATTCCTATAATCGTTTTCACGAAAATGCGGACCGGATTTTTCGACTCAATTATGAAATTACTTCGAAAGACGGTACCAGGGGCTCAAACATCCTGGTTAAACCGGAGCTGGCAAAAGCGCTGGAAGATCGAGTTCCTCAAATAGAGCACTGCACACCCTTCCGGATGGGTTATATGGCTCAATTGGATCTGGAAGAAAAAAACCTGGGGGTTAAACTTGGTATTGCAAACCAGGAATTTTTCGACATGTTCAGTTTCAATCTTTTAAAAGGGAACCGCAATGATCTGCTGGTCGATCCGACCGATATCGTCATTACAAAATCATTGGCTCAAAAAATTGCGGGCAACGATTCCCCGAACTATGATGAACTTATCGGGCAGAGTCTCGACTTCACTTTTATAAAAGATGTGAGTTTTACGATCACGGGGATACTTGATGATGTTCCCAGAAACTCGACGCTCGATTTTGAGGCGATGATTCCATTTGACTATGAGGGTTCTTTCTGGGAATCAAATAATGGCTTTGGGAACTCCATTCTATTCTACGAACTGAAAAAAGGAGTAGACCCTGAACAAGCAAATAAGCTGATTTACGCCGAGGTGAAGGATTTCTATCAAGAGGATATTGAAAAGTCTCAAAAGGATAATTTTCTCCAAAATTCATCTGACTGTTTTAGAGCTTTTGCGTTGCCGTTGAAAAGTTTGTATCTCGATAATACGGTTGACGGTGCGTCGTACCAGCTTACCGGTAGCCGCTCGCAGTTGCGGATTCTGACCATCGTGGCTTTGCTTATCTTGTTCATTGCATTCAGCAATTATATCATTTTAACGATTGGGCAGTTCTTCAAAAAGGCGGGTGAAGTCAGTGTTCGAAAATCGATGGGCGGGAAAAATATCGATATTTTTAAGATGTTCCTGACAGAGAACTCGATTACGATACTCATTTCTTATTTGGTGGGTGGAATCCTCGGGTATGTGTTGATCCCCGTATTCAATCATATTTCTGAAAGCCAGATTTATTTCAACCTGGTCAATATTCCTTCGCTGGTTCTGTTCGCCATCTTATCAATCGTTTTATTGGTTGTGCTAACCAGCTTGATCCCTGTTTTTATATTCAGACGGGTTAAACCGACGCTCTTAAGCACAAAAAGGTTGTTTGCAGGGAAAAAAGCAGGGGCATCACAGGTGTTTGTTGGCTTGCAATATGCGTTAACCATTGTGCTGATTATTGCTACTATTTCCATTAACAAGCAAACAAATTATTTAAAGAATAAGTCCCTTGGTTTTTCGGAGAAGAACATCCTTTCGGTAGATGTGCGTTATTTGAATCAGTCGACCGCTGCTGTTCTGCGAGACATGCTACAAAAGGAAACCGGTGTTTTAAATGCCTCGCTGACTAACCGGGATTTTTTCGACGGATATTCAACGCGCACATTTAAGGTTTCCGGGTCGGAAGTTTTAACGACTTACGTATTCAAAGCGGATCATTATTTTATTCCAACGCTGAATTTAAGTTTGTTAGCAGGAAGGAACTTTACCGAAAGTAACGTGGTTGAAAGCGACAAGACAATCATTGTAAACGAGGAGTTTGCGCGGAGAATGAAGTTTGATACTTCTCCGGTTGGACGCATCGTGGATGACGGCAATAGTAAATACACAATTATCGGTTTGGTGAATGACTACCAGTTTTTAACCTCACGGGAGAAAATCGAACCGATGATCTTGTATGCAAGAACCAACATGGGAAATGGTTATAGCTCCGTTTTGGTAAAATACAATCCACAGAATCTCGACAAGGTAATTGCTGCGATTAAAGCCGGGTGGAAAAAGATTGATACCAAGGAAAGCCTGAACTACACCTTTTGGGACAAAGAATTGGAAAGTCGCTACAAGTCAGAAGAGCGTTTAAGTAAAACGATCCTTTATGCGTCAGTCATTGCAATCGTCATACTATCCCTGGGATTATTTGGTTTAACCGTTTTAATATCGGCACAGCGAACCGGTGAAATCGGTATCCGGAAAGTGAACGGTGCCAGGATAGCGGAAGTTATCATCATGCTGAACAGCAATTACCTCAAATGGGTACTCTATGCTTTTATTTTGGCCTGTCCTATAGCGTGGTATTTAATGCACAAATGGCTCGAAGGCTTTGCCTATAAAACCGAACTCAGCTGGTGGATTTTTGCACTGGCCGGTCTGCTGGCATTGGGAATTGCACTGTTGACGGTGAGTTGGCAAAGCTG
- a CDS encoding ABC transporter ATP-binding protein produces MIRTVNLTKVFRTEEIETSALNQVSLHVQKGEFVAIMGPSGCGKSTLLNIIGLLDNPSGGEYYFDSQEVGKLKERNRTQLRKGNIGFVFQSFNLIDELNVYENVELPLIYLKLKASERKEMVEKVLERMKISHRRKHFPQQLSGGQQQRVAIARAVVANPKLILADEPTGNLDSKNGLEVMNLLTELNREGTTIVMVTHSLHDSEFAHRVVNLFDGQIITEEVKKQLGEVLL; encoded by the coding sequence ATGATACGAACAGTCAACCTAACCAAAGTATTTCGCACGGAAGAGATTGAAACCAGTGCGTTGAATCAAGTGAGTCTGCATGTCCAGAAAGGCGAGTTTGTAGCCATCATGGGGCCGTCGGGTTGTGGCAAGTCAACCTTGCTCAATATCATCGGTCTGCTCGATAATCCTTCGGGCGGCGAGTATTATTTCGACAGCCAGGAAGTTGGCAAGCTGAAAGAACGAAATCGTACGCAGTTGCGGAAGGGCAACATCGGTTTCGTGTTCCAAAGCTTCAACCTGATTGACGAATTGAATGTGTACGAAAATGTTGAGTTGCCACTAATCTACCTGAAACTGAAAGCCAGCGAGCGCAAGGAGATGGTGGAGAAAGTACTCGAGCGCATGAAAATCAGCCACCGGCGCAAACACTTCCCGCAACAGCTATCGGGGGGGCAGCAGCAACGCGTGGCTATTGCCCGCGCAGTGGTAGCCAATCCGAAACTGATCTTGGCGGATGAGCCAACCGGTAACCTCGACTCGAAAAACGGTTTGGAGGTGATGAACCTGCTCACGGAACTTAACCGGGAGGGAACGACCATCGTGATGGTGACCCACTCGCTGCACGACTCTGAATTTGCTCACCGTGTTGTCAACCTGTTCGACGGCCAGATTATTACCGAAGAAGTGAAAAAGCAGCTGGGCGAAGTGTTGCTGTAG
- a CDS encoding four helix bundle protein: MAHFRFMDLEIWKDAVGLNDKLSDLAEAMSDAKSFRVAEQLRAASLSISNNIAEGSGSFSSKDFANFLNIARRSVFETANISIVAYRRGFIEKTKLDEILEEMEILSKKITNFRKAILKTE, encoded by the coding sequence ATGGCTCACTTTAGATTTATGGATTTGGAGATCTGGAAGGATGCAGTTGGATTGAACGATAAACTTTCGGATTTAGCTGAAGCGATGTCGGATGCAAAGAGCTTTCGGGTGGCAGAACAACTGAGAGCGGCATCCTTGAGTATTTCAAACAATATCGCAGAAGGTTCCGGCTCCTTTTCGTCGAAGGACTTTGCCAACTTCTTAAATATAGCCCGTCGTTCTGTTTTTGAAACAGCCAACATTTCAATAGTCGCTTATCGGAGGGGATTTATTGAAAAAACGAAACTTGACGAGATTCTGGAGGAGATGGAAATCCTCAGTAAAAAGATTACAAATTTTAGAAAAGCAATATTAAAAACTGAGTAA
- a CDS encoding ABC transporter permease, whose translation MYTIKQILRLINKNKRTTLLLVFSLFVGLTTYILISARVSYHQSFDRQIPGYQNIYRVVSSAYTDNVLTVSQPRCQRALGETLKEKYSEVEMTGYLCGLVEDHFKIGDEAFTDDKAYHCSNSFLQIFNIQPLQGDVKNLLTKPYTVIISESFAQKYFPGEDPIGKSILQYPGGHIEVEAVFKDLPANSHFHADMLLSFHDNMHLPPPLKENWGEFAFYTYLKLNPSADIRKIEDAMSQVSLEHNQNDMKDSRSRYSFNLQPLTSIHTQSHLKNEIEPNIRGDYLSILRLISIYILVISGFNYIYFSHTRILKNSVQYGVRKVFGAKPAALFRIFLVESVLIHLAAVVLFLITYTLLKSVRFSLLQETDLSSLSARFWMGVALVFGASVILNPTIILLSIYRKKSLSLLSRQKLNYSSGYSYRQLLTVVQFVIIVFLLTSIVGIQKQLDYLKTRDAGIDVTNKLVIKSPANLWRDNKRFVNLEAFEQELTKLPAVKSLSISNIVPGDVPSFNFNVSDGQSGSSVKTAVFLANRNFVNAYRMKMIAGESFFDQGWNGAEKVAKGCILNETCLHQLGYSNAEEVIGQNLALGDESGLDNIETRVAGVCEDFNFTSVKEAPGPVILLDWTQKIMVGRYTLEVYPNIDKTALLAEVGERFEKTFPNFSFDYFWLDNFYNQQFAQESSVERSLREFALLSIILGILSLFSMVWHMSVARIKEIGIRKINGAKTSEVMILLNTDFMKSVLIAFLIAVPIGWYAMHRWLESFAYRTTLSWWIFALAGLLALGIALLTVSWQSWKAATRNPVEALRYE comes from the coding sequence ATGTATACAATAAAACAGATCCTGCGATTGATAAATAAGAACAAAAGAACGACGTTGTTGCTGGTCTTTTCGCTGTTCGTTGGATTGACAACTTACATCTTGATTTCGGCCCGTGTCAGTTATCACCAGTCGTTTGACCGGCAGATTCCCGGCTATCAGAATATTTATCGGGTTGTATCGTCGGCATACACTGACAACGTACTGACGGTTAGTCAACCACGTTGTCAGCGGGCGTTGGGCGAAACGCTGAAGGAAAAGTATTCCGAGGTTGAGATGACCGGGTACCTATGTGGTCTTGTCGAAGATCATTTCAAGATTGGCGACGAAGCTTTTACCGACGACAAGGCTTATCACTGCTCCAATAGTTTTTTGCAAATTTTCAATATTCAGCCGCTGCAGGGTGATGTGAAAAACTTGCTGACCAAACCTTATACTGTCATCATTTCCGAAAGCTTTGCCCAAAAATACTTCCCGGGAGAAGATCCGATTGGCAAAAGCATTCTACAATATCCGGGTGGGCATATCGAGGTTGAGGCTGTTTTCAAAGACTTGCCGGCGAATTCGCATTTCCATGCCGACATGTTGTTGTCGTTTCACGATAACATGCATTTGCCGCCGCCACTGAAGGAAAATTGGGGAGAGTTTGCTTTTTATACCTACCTGAAGTTGAATCCGTCGGCAGATATTCGGAAGATCGAGGATGCCATGTCTCAGGTTTCGCTCGAGCACAACCAAAACGACATGAAAGATTCCCGGAGTCGCTATTCCTTCAATTTGCAACCACTGACGAGCATTCATACTCAATCGCATTTAAAAAACGAAATTGAGCCCAATATCCGAGGCGACTACCTGTCAATTTTAAGGTTAATCAGTATTTATATACTGGTGATTTCTGGCTTCAACTACATTTATTTTTCGCACACGCGCATCCTCAAAAACTCGGTACAATATGGCGTCCGGAAGGTTTTTGGTGCAAAGCCGGCTGCGTTGTTCCGGATCTTCCTGGTAGAGTCGGTATTGATTCACCTGGCAGCAGTGGTCTTGTTTCTGATCACGTACACGTTACTCAAAAGTGTCCGGTTTTCGCTGTTGCAGGAAACTGATCTGAGTAGCCTATCCGCAAGATTTTGGATGGGAGTGGCGTTGGTTTTTGGGGCCAGTGTTATTCTCAATCCAACAATCATCTTATTATCCATTTACCGTAAGAAATCATTGTCGTTGCTGTCCCGGCAAAAGTTGAATTATAGCTCCGGCTATTCCTACCGGCAGTTACTCACGGTCGTTCAATTTGTGATTATTGTATTCCTGTTGACCTCGATTGTTGGGATCCAAAAGCAACTGGACTACCTGAAAACGCGCGATGCCGGAATTGATGTTACGAATAAACTGGTCATCAAATCGCCTGCAAACCTGTGGCGTGATAACAAGCGTTTTGTAAATCTTGAAGCTTTTGAGCAGGAACTTACCAAACTCCCGGCAGTAAAAAGTTTGTCAATTTCGAACATAGTTCCGGGCGATGTACCTTCGTTCAACTTCAATGTTTCGGACGGGCAAAGTGGTAGTTCGGTAAAGACAGCTGTATTTCTGGCTAACCGAAACTTTGTGAACGCCTATCGTATGAAGATGATTGCCGGTGAAAGCTTTTTTGACCAAGGTTGGAACGGGGCTGAAAAGGTGGCGAAGGGATGTATTCTGAACGAAACCTGTTTACATCAGTTAGGCTACTCGAATGCGGAAGAAGTAATTGGCCAAAATCTGGCTCTCGGTGACGAAAGCGGGCTGGACAATATTGAAACCCGTGTGGCCGGTGTTTGTGAGGACTTCAACTTTACGTCGGTCAAAGAAGCTCCCGGACCAGTAATCCTGCTGGACTGGACGCAAAAGATTATGGTCGGCCGATACACGCTCGAGGTTTATCCGAATATTGATAAAACTGCCCTGCTGGCGGAAGTTGGCGAACGCTTTGAAAAGACCTTCCCCAATTTTTCGTTCGATTACTTCTGGTTGGACAATTTCTACAATCAGCAGTTTGCGCAGGAAAGTTCGGTGGAGCGAAGCCTTCGGGAGTTTGCGCTGCTGTCAATCATTTTGGGGATTCTGAGCCTGTTTTCAATGGTTTGGCACATGTCTGTTGCCCGAATCAAGGAAATTGGTATTCGAAAAATTAACGGGGCTAAGACGAGTGAAGTCATGATTTTACTGAATACCGATTTTATGAAGTCGGTACTCATCGCTTTTCTGATTGCTGTTCCAATTGGCTGGTACGCTATGCACCGATGGCTCGAAAGCTTCGCTTATAGAACCACTCTCAGTTGGTGGATTTTTGCTTTGGCTGGCTTGCTGGCATTGGGAATTGCACTGCTGACGGTGAGCTGGCAAAGCTGGAAGGCTGCCACTAGAAACCCGGTGGAGGCCTTGCGGTACGAATAA
- a CDS encoding ABC transporter permease — protein sequence MNVLINFIFRRIWSSKTNFLINLQGLSIGMIAFLFIAVWIISEKSYDRFWDEADNMYRVELQRRAAGNELTNTARNFNGVGPVLRNELPEIAAATHLDKDIITVFTPTASVQNVNMFFTDSSFFKVFPRPLRSENPEQIFGDIHNAIISRSLGEKLFGTADPLGQSFKLNEGWEYNVVAVFDDVPESSHIKFDLILQRKALLYYMRNFDYTTGMLDNSRLSSFTVADPYSESQWRGTRGYTYVRLKEGSDIKLVEQKYAAAIAPCVGQFVANNETIQFSFKGVPDIHLAESKEGEMFVNGSRVRLWAFALIGFLLIITSLLNYANIAVASSMSQLQSRGIHRVLGANRRVFYLTVLLEAFVFNLIAGAISFLPAVICLRHGCLIAGFEFFPTTFGTILTILFGLIVSGTLLGSIYPFLFLERRLVQANASLKVTARGGGVHSTRALVVFQFAVSIFLIIGTISIFKQLQFMEKSSTGMNMEQTMVSFSPMTMIKKPDEWTKLETFRNEVQKIPGVKAFTTGEIVAGSDYHRSSDRVWLQDGEESKFPFAMAHVDYNYFDFFDMQTVAGSLFNVESKKDGREVILNESACRQIGLSPAEAVNRFLQVDGMPRRIVAVVGDHHQLSLREAIKPALFFNSLDWNRTVGYYFIKIAPTGQAATIAAVSDLWRKLYPQEEYHFSFLDENYQAAYQADVNFGRIYLLLALLTIFIASMGLYALARFASKVRVKEIGIRKVNGAKISEILIMLNNDFVRWVAIAFVIAMPVAWYAMHRWLESFAYKTELSWWIFASAGLLALGIALLTVSWQSWKAATRNPVEALRYE from the coding sequence ATGAACGTATTGATCAACTTTATATTCCGGCGAATTTGGAGCAGTAAAACCAACTTCCTGATCAACCTGCAGGGTTTGAGCATTGGCATGATTGCCTTTTTGTTCATTGCTGTTTGGATCATCTCGGAGAAAAGCTACGATCGGTTTTGGGATGAAGCTGATAACATGTATCGGGTGGAGTTGCAACGCAGGGCCGCCGGCAACGAATTGACGAATACCGCACGAAATTTTAATGGTGTGGGGCCAGTGCTTCGGAATGAGTTGCCTGAGATCGCGGCTGCCACACACCTGGACAAAGATATTATCACGGTTTTTACGCCAACAGCCAGCGTTCAGAACGTCAATATGTTTTTCACCGATTCGTCCTTTTTCAAGGTGTTCCCGAGACCATTACGGAGCGAAAATCCGGAGCAAATCTTTGGAGATATTCACAATGCGATTATCAGTCGTTCGCTTGGAGAAAAGTTATTCGGAACCGCAGATCCGCTTGGGCAATCCTTCAAGCTGAATGAAGGTTGGGAGTACAATGTAGTGGCTGTTTTTGACGATGTACCTGAGAGCAGCCATATCAAGTTCGACCTCATTCTTCAGCGGAAAGCACTCTTGTATTACATGCGCAATTTCGATTATACAACCGGCATGCTCGATAATAGCCGCCTGTCTTCATTTACGGTGGCCGATCCCTATTCTGAATCGCAGTGGAGAGGAACACGTGGTTACACCTATGTTCGGCTGAAAGAAGGAAGCGACATTAAGCTAGTCGAGCAAAAATACGCTGCAGCAATTGCTCCTTGTGTTGGGCAGTTCGTGGCGAATAACGAAACCATTCAATTTAGTTTCAAGGGCGTTCCCGATATTCATTTGGCTGAAAGTAAAGAAGGCGAAATGTTTGTCAATGGAAGTCGTGTGAGGCTTTGGGCTTTTGCGCTGATTGGCTTTTTGTTGATCATTACTTCGCTACTGAATTATGCGAACATTGCGGTGGCTTCATCAATGAGCCAGCTGCAAAGCCGGGGAATACACCGTGTTTTGGGAGCCAACCGGCGGGTGTTTTATTTGACGGTGTTGTTGGAGGCTTTTGTTTTCAACCTGATTGCCGGGGCAATTAGTTTTCTGCCGGCAGTAATTTGCCTGAGACATGGCTGCCTTATTGCGGGTTTTGAATTTTTCCCGACAACGTTTGGGACTATTCTCACGATACTTTTTGGGCTGATCGTTTCAGGAACATTGCTGGGATCGATTTATCCCTTTCTGTTTTTGGAGCGGCGTTTAGTGCAGGCCAATGCCAGTCTGAAAGTTACAGCCAGAGGAGGTGGTGTTCATTCTACCCGGGCATTGGTTGTTTTTCAGTTTGCGGTTTCCATCTTTTTGATCATTGGAACGATTTCGATCTTCAAGCAGCTTCAGTTTATGGAAAAGAGCTCGACCGGGATGAACATGGAGCAGACCATGGTTTCGTTCAGCCCAATGACGATGATTAAGAAGCCGGACGAGTGGACCAAGCTGGAAACTTTCCGCAACGAAGTTCAGAAGATACCGGGCGTGAAAGCCTTCACCACTGGCGAGATTGTTGCCGGCAGCGACTATCACCGATCCAGCGACCGGGTTTGGTTGCAGGATGGTGAGGAAAGCAAGTTCCCGTTTGCCATGGCCCATGTCGACTACAATTATTTCGACTTCTTCGATATGCAGACGGTGGCAGGTTCGCTTTTTAATGTTGAGTCGAAAAAAGATGGTCGCGAAGTCATTTTGAACGAGTCGGCTTGCCGGCAGATCGGTTTGAGTCCGGCAGAAGCGGTGAACCGGTTTTTGCAGGTTGATGGTATGCCGCGACGTATTGTGGCGGTTGTCGGGGATCATCACCAGCTTTCGCTGCGCGAAGCAATTAAGCCGGCATTGTTTTTCAATAGCCTTGATTGGAACCGCACCGTCGGTTACTACTTTATCAAAATTGCACCAACCGGTCAAGCTGCGACTATTGCAGCCGTTAGCGATTTGTGGCGGAAATTGTATCCACAGGAAGAATATCATTTTTCATTTTTGGATGAAAATTACCAGGCAGCTTACCAGGCAGATGTCAATTTTGGACGAATCTATCTGCTGCTGGCACTGCTAACGATTTTTATTGCCTCCATGGGACTCTATGCGCTGGCTCGGTTTGCCTCCAAAGTTCGGGTGAAAGAGATCGGCATCCGAAAAGTCAATGGAGCCAAAATATCAGAAATACTCATCATGCTCAACAACGACTTTGTTCGTTGGGTAGCGATCGCTTTTGTGATTGCGATGCCCGTTGCCTGGTACGCCATGCACCGATGGCTCGAAAGCTTTGCCTACAAAACCGAACTCAGTTGGTGGATTTTCGCTTCGGCTGGTTTGCTGGCATTGGGGATTGCCCTGCTGACCGTGAGCTGGCAAAGCTGGAAGGCGGCTACACGAAACCCGGTGGAAGCATTGCGATATGAGTAG